One window from the genome of Mycolicibacterium gadium encodes:
- a CDS encoding GntR family transcriptional regulator codes for MRRHSILVDRLTVTTPGGSQQSILDELRRVILDGAVLPGTQIPLAEVADLFGVSQIPVREALKTLIGEGLVAHRSNFGYSVAQLTPQELREMYIVRETLEAAALAASVANAGDMDRAAVVAAHDVLQQAVRDDDPVTYHRQSREFHLALTRPSRMHRLLHMLESAWNVTEPVQSMVHVSPDQRTALHADHLQMVEFFLASDVEQLLATAELHAQRLNSVIATLPTDTGLLVAPNISSAQ; via the coding sequence ATGCGTCGCCACTCGATTCTGGTCGACCGGCTGACAGTCACGACCCCAGGTGGATCACAGCAGAGCATTCTCGACGAGCTGCGTCGCGTCATCCTCGACGGCGCGGTTCTGCCCGGCACCCAGATACCACTTGCCGAGGTTGCCGATCTGTTCGGCGTCAGCCAGATCCCGGTCCGTGAGGCGCTGAAGACACTGATCGGCGAGGGACTGGTTGCCCACCGGAGCAACTTCGGCTACTCGGTTGCGCAGCTGACTCCACAGGAGCTGCGCGAGATGTACATCGTGCGTGAGACTTTGGAGGCAGCAGCGCTCGCGGCGTCGGTGGCCAACGCCGGTGACATGGACCGCGCCGCCGTCGTCGCTGCCCACGACGTTCTGCAACAGGCCGTCCGTGACGACGATCCCGTCACCTACCATCGCCAGAGCCGCGAATTCCATCTCGCCCTGACCCGCCCGTCGCGCATGCACAGGCTGCTGCACATGCTCGAATCAGCCTGGAACGTAACCGAACCCGTGCAATCGATGGTGCATGTCTCCCCGGATCAGCGCACGGCACTGCACGCAGATCATCTTCAGATGGTCGAGTTTTTCCTCGCTAGCGATGTCGAGCAACTGCTCGCCACCGCCGAATTGCACGCGCAGCGGCTCAACTCGGTGATCGCGACGCTACCGACCGACACCGGTCTGCTCGTGGCGCCGAATATATCTTCCGCGCAATAG
- a CDS encoding aspartate/glutamate racemase family protein — MTRIWVINPNTTASMTATIERCARAVTAPDTSVTGITSECGPPSIESHYDEAMSVPGLLQLVARGEREGVDGYVIACFGDPGLDAARELAQGPVIGIAEAAMHTASHLGRGFSVVTTLARTKGRAADLAEHYGMQRFCRGIHACEIPVLDLETDPVARKVVTETCHDAIEADGSDVVVLGCAGMADMCAQISAELGVPVVDGVSAATLTVQSLVGMGLGTSKRGEFAAPPAKDYTIGG; from the coding sequence GTGACACGGATCTGGGTGATCAACCCGAACACCACCGCTTCGATGACAGCCACGATCGAAAGATGTGCCCGTGCCGTCACCGCACCGGACACCTCGGTCACCGGCATCACCTCAGAGTGCGGGCCCCCGTCGATCGAGAGCCATTACGACGAGGCGATGAGTGTGCCTGGACTGCTTCAACTCGTCGCGCGGGGTGAGCGAGAGGGCGTCGACGGCTACGTGATCGCCTGCTTCGGTGATCCGGGTTTGGACGCTGCCCGCGAGTTGGCACAGGGTCCGGTGATCGGTATCGCCGAGGCGGCCATGCACACCGCAAGTCACCTGGGCCGCGGCTTCAGCGTCGTGACCACGCTTGCCCGGACCAAGGGACGCGCCGCTGACCTCGCGGAACACTATGGTATGCAACGGTTCTGCCGCGGCATCCATGCCTGTGAAATCCCGGTGCTCGACCTCGAGACCGATCCCGTTGCCCGCAAGGTCGTCACCGAGACCTGCCATGATGCGATCGAGGCCGACGGCTCCGATGTCGTGGTGCTCGGATGCGCAGGGATGGCGGACATGTGTGCGCAGATCTCCGCCGAGCTCGGCGTGCCCGTGGTCGATGGTGTCAGTGCCGCGACACTGACCGTGCAGTCGCTGGTAGGCATGGGCCTGGGTACGTCGAAGCGCGGCGAGTTCGCCGCACCGCCGGCGAAGGACTACACGATCGGGGGATGA
- a CDS encoding AAA family ATPase, which translates to MGPAGQVCRACGATPPGGARFCPNCGAQLAPSAGTAKYKQVTVLFADVVRSMDIAAALDVERLREVMTELVERSAAVVKRYGGGGIEYTGDGLMALFGAPVALEDHAFRACLAALAIQEEASRLATEVQSRDGVTLRLRVGLNSGRVIAGELGSGSLGYAATGEPIGFAKRMESSAPPGGVMLSESTARLVENAAQLAEPEWVHVKGTDEPVRAQRLVAIGTREVHLGHAETDLVGRRWEMAAVDALVNRALGGRGSVVNVMGPAGIGKSRVAREAAAAAAGRGFEVFWTFCESHARDVPFGVLSRLLRVGSGVDNADDETARDGLRAFVPDIDPQDRLLLEDLLGIADPNVPLPQIDPDARRRRLTTMINAVTLARNEPALYIIEDAHWIDAVSESMLADLLTVIPRTPAMVLITSRPEYEGALKQVHGSQAIALAPLDDSDTATLLAVLLGSDPSVGALSAVIADRAAGNPFFAEEMVREFVQRGVLTGERGHYVCRTDVSELSVPATVQAAIEARIDRLSGPARQTLYAASVIGARFESELLTALSIGAMFDELLRAELIDQVRFTADAEFAFRHPLIRAVAYESQLKSDRAQWHRRLATAIEESEPDSAEENAAVIAEHLQAAGDLHAAYGWHMRAAAWATNRDIGAAWSSWERARRIADALPDYDPEQLSMRIAPRTMLCGNAWRVHVDATGERFEELRQLCGEAGDEASLAIGMGGLVIDHAYHARIREAAQLASEAWSIAGSLGDPNLTVGLFLPLMYAKIEACEWSDVLRCSEQVIRLAGDDPRKGNFIFGSPLAVAYTARGMARYSLGRPGWRDDLRHGLAIGRNADPLSYAATNSFSYFAGIPAGVLRPDDTVVGEIEDALQVAQRSGDDLAVANVRMALGMALAHCRTAAQRERGQQLLGEVGDVFVRRGHNLAELPIIDVLSLRELARGGHGDDAIPRMRIVVNDLFRDGGLLLWSAPVTGVLVETLLEGGESGCVAEAETAIERLAAAPGDDGLAIREIWLLRMRALVARARGDAENYTELRERYRAIAESHGYEGHIDWAAAMLEASS; encoded by the coding sequence GTGGGGCCGGCAGGGCAGGTGTGCCGGGCCTGCGGAGCCACACCGCCCGGCGGGGCGCGATTCTGTCCCAATTGCGGTGCACAATTGGCGCCATCCGCTGGCACCGCGAAGTACAAGCAGGTGACGGTGCTGTTTGCCGACGTGGTGCGGTCGATGGACATCGCCGCCGCGCTGGATGTAGAGCGGCTGCGCGAAGTCATGACCGAACTCGTGGAGCGTTCGGCCGCGGTGGTGAAGCGCTACGGCGGCGGTGGCATCGAGTACACCGGCGACGGCCTCATGGCACTGTTTGGTGCCCCGGTTGCCCTGGAAGACCATGCATTTCGCGCTTGCCTGGCCGCGCTGGCCATCCAAGAGGAGGCCAGCCGATTGGCGACCGAGGTGCAGAGTCGCGACGGCGTGACGCTGCGACTGCGAGTCGGCCTGAACTCCGGGCGGGTGATCGCGGGCGAGCTCGGCTCGGGGTCGCTCGGCTATGCCGCGACCGGCGAACCCATCGGGTTCGCAAAGCGGATGGAATCGTCGGCACCACCGGGTGGGGTGATGCTCTCGGAGTCGACCGCGCGGCTCGTTGAAAACGCTGCCCAACTGGCCGAACCCGAGTGGGTTCACGTCAAAGGAACCGACGAACCGGTGCGTGCGCAGCGACTGGTGGCGATCGGCACTCGCGAGGTCCACCTTGGTCACGCCGAAACGGACTTGGTCGGACGGCGTTGGGAGATGGCCGCCGTCGACGCCCTGGTGAACCGCGCGCTCGGTGGCCGCGGCAGCGTGGTGAATGTGATGGGTCCCGCGGGCATCGGCAAGTCCCGGGTGGCTCGGGAGGCCGCTGCTGCGGCAGCCGGCCGCGGGTTTGAGGTCTTCTGGACCTTCTGTGAGTCACACGCGCGTGACGTCCCATTCGGCGTGCTGAGCCGCCTGCTCCGGGTGGGCAGCGGAGTCGACAACGCGGACGACGAGACCGCTCGCGACGGATTGCGGGCCTTCGTGCCCGATATCGACCCGCAGGACCGATTACTGCTGGAGGATCTGCTCGGTATTGCGGACCCCAATGTGCCGCTCCCCCAGATTGATCCGGACGCGCGGCGGCGCCGCTTGACCACCATGATCAACGCTGTGACGCTGGCGCGGAACGAACCGGCGCTTTACATCATCGAGGACGCGCACTGGATCGACGCTGTCAGCGAGTCGATGCTGGCCGACCTGCTCACCGTCATCCCCCGCACCCCCGCGATGGTGCTGATCACTTCGCGTCCCGAATACGAAGGCGCGTTGAAGCAGGTGCACGGATCTCAGGCGATCGCCCTTGCCCCGCTGGATGATTCGGATACCGCAACGCTGCTGGCCGTATTGCTGGGCTCAGATCCTTCGGTTGGCGCCCTGTCGGCGGTCATCGCCGACCGCGCCGCCGGGAACCCGTTCTTCGCCGAAGAAATGGTGCGCGAGTTCGTGCAACGCGGGGTGCTGACGGGCGAGCGCGGGCACTACGTCTGCCGCACGGACGTCTCCGAGTTGAGCGTGCCTGCCACCGTGCAAGCGGCCATCGAGGCGCGCATCGACCGGCTCAGTGGGCCCGCCCGGCAGACGTTGTACGCGGCATCGGTGATCGGCGCGCGGTTCGAGTCGGAGCTGCTCACCGCGTTGAGCATCGGTGCCATGTTCGACGAACTCCTTCGCGCGGAGCTGATCGATCAGGTGCGGTTCACGGCGGACGCGGAGTTCGCGTTTCGTCACCCGCTGATCCGCGCGGTGGCTTACGAGTCACAGCTGAAATCCGATCGCGCCCAGTGGCATCGACGGCTCGCCACCGCTATCGAAGAGTCCGAGCCTGACTCCGCCGAGGAGAACGCGGCGGTCATCGCCGAACATCTGCAGGCCGCGGGTGACCTGCACGCCGCCTACGGCTGGCACATGCGTGCCGCAGCGTGGGCGACCAATCGAGACATCGGCGCGGCATGGTCGAGTTGGGAGCGCGCGCGCCGCATCGCCGATGCGCTACCCGACTATGACCCAGAGCAATTGTCGATGCGCATCGCTCCGCGCACCATGCTGTGCGGGAACGCCTGGCGTGTTCACGTAGATGCCACCGGGGAGCGCTTCGAGGAACTGCGGCAGTTGTGCGGTGAGGCCGGCGACGAGGCTTCACTGGCCATCGGGATGGGCGGGCTGGTGATCGATCACGCGTATCACGCCCGCATTCGCGAGGCGGCGCAGCTGGCATCTGAGGCCTGGTCGATCGCCGGGTCACTCGGTGATCCGAACCTCACGGTAGGGCTGTTTCTGCCGTTGATGTACGCCAAGATTGAGGCCTGCGAATGGTCTGACGTCCTGCGATGTTCAGAACAGGTCATCAGATTGGCCGGCGATGACCCGCGCAAGGGCAACTTCATCTTTGGATCGCCGCTGGCGGTCGCCTATACGGCGCGAGGCATGGCGCGATACTCCCTGGGACGTCCTGGGTGGCGCGACGACCTGCGTCACGGCCTGGCTATCGGCCGCAACGCCGACCCCCTGTCCTACGCCGCGACCAACAGCTTCAGCTACTTCGCGGGAATACCGGCTGGCGTGCTCAGACCCGACGACACCGTGGTGGGCGAGATCGAGGACGCCCTGCAAGTTGCCCAACGCTCCGGTGATGATCTCGCGGTGGCCAACGTCCGCATGGCGCTGGGCATGGCGCTGGCACACTGCAGGACAGCTGCTCAGCGCGAACGCGGACAGCAGCTCTTGGGAGAGGTCGGCGATGTGTTCGTGCGAAGAGGACACAACCTGGCCGAGTTACCGATCATCGACGTTCTCTCGTTGCGTGAGCTCGCTCGGGGCGGACATGGCGATGACGCCATTCCACGGATGCGCATCGTCGTCAACGATCTGTTCCGCGACGGCGGGCTGCTGCTCTGGAGTGCTCCGGTGACAGGCGTGCTCGTCGAGACACTTCTCGAGGGCGGGGAAAGCGGTTGCGTAGCCGAAGCAGAGACCGCTATCGAACGCCTCGCGGCCGCGCCGGGCGACGACGGTCTAGCCATTCGTGAAATCTGGCTGCTGCGGATGCGCGCGTTGGTGGCACGCGCTCGCGGCGATGCCGAAAACTACACGGAGCTCCGCGAGCGCTACCGCGCGATCGCGGAATCGCATGGCTACGAAGGACACATCGACTGGGCCGCGGCCATGCTCGAGGCGAGCTCTTAG
- a CDS encoding SRPBCC family protein: protein MTVRASREVVFDAPPEAILEALADIEGVPSWSPLHKHIEVLDRHPDGRPHHVKATFRIMGITDKELLEYHWGDDWVVWDARETGQQRGQHAEYNLTPELDGKTRVRFDIILDLATPVPRFLVRRGKQMVLDIATESLRKRVMQA from the coding sequence ATGACTGTCCGTGCGTCACGAGAGGTGGTCTTCGACGCCCCGCCTGAGGCAATTCTGGAAGCGCTTGCCGACATCGAGGGTGTGCCGTCGTGGTCGCCGTTGCACAAGCACATCGAGGTCCTGGACCGCCATCCGGACGGCAGACCGCACCACGTCAAGGCGACGTTCCGGATCATGGGGATCACCGACAAGGAGCTCCTCGAATACCACTGGGGCGACGACTGGGTGGTCTGGGACGCGAGGGAAACCGGTCAGCAGCGCGGTCAGCATGCGGAGTACAACCTCACCCCGGAGCTCGACGGCAAGACGCGGGTGCGGTTCGACATCATTCTTGATTTGGCGACGCCGGTTCCCCGTTTCCTCGTCCGGCGAGGCAAGCAAATGGTGCTCGATATCGCGACCGAGAGCCTGCGCAAGCGCGTGATGCAGGCGTAG
- a CDS encoding NCS1 family nucleobase:cation symporter-1, whose amino-acid sequence MTDLDTPQTTKDLPPGAVVGAGDLVEASGHPVGGGVIKPGYDPRLTNEDLAPLGKQTWTSYNIFAFWMSDVHSVGGYVTAGSLFALGLASWQVLVALLVGITIVYYFCNLVAKPSQAAGVPYPVICRTVFGVLGANIPAIIRGLIAVAWYGIQTYLASAALDIVLLKLFPGLMPYAEVENYGFAGLSLLGWGSFLLLWVLQACVFWRGMESIRKFIDFCGPAVYVVMFILCGYLIAKAGWGAIDLNLGDVTYTGWSSLPVMLGAIALVVSYFSGPMLNFGDFSRYGKSFAAVKKGNLLGLPVNFLVFSVLVVVTASLTLPVFGELITDPVETVARIDSTFAIVLGALTFTIATIGINIVANFISPAFDFSNVSPQRISWRAGGMIAAVGSVLITPWNLYANPQVIHYTLETLGAFIGPLFGVLIADYYLVRKQKVVVDDLFTMDEGGKYWYTKGYNKVAVIATAIGAALAVIPVLLGGSVVGMHTAAQYSWFIGCGVAFVVYYLMATRDALVAESLS is encoded by the coding sequence ATGACCGACCTCGACACACCCCAGACCACGAAGGACCTGCCCCCAGGCGCGGTTGTCGGCGCGGGTGACCTCGTCGAAGCGTCCGGCCACCCGGTCGGCGGCGGCGTCATCAAACCGGGCTACGACCCACGCCTGACGAACGAGGACCTCGCCCCGCTCGGCAAGCAGACGTGGACGTCATACAACATCTTCGCCTTCTGGATGTCCGACGTGCACAGCGTCGGCGGATACGTGACAGCGGGCAGCCTTTTCGCGCTCGGCCTCGCCAGTTGGCAAGTGCTGGTGGCACTGCTCGTCGGCATCACGATCGTCTATTACTTCTGCAACCTGGTCGCCAAACCCAGCCAAGCGGCTGGGGTGCCCTATCCGGTGATCTGCCGCACCGTGTTCGGCGTCCTGGGTGCGAACATCCCGGCGATCATCCGCGGGCTGATCGCCGTGGCGTGGTACGGCATTCAGACCTACCTGGCGTCGGCAGCGCTGGATATCGTGCTGCTCAAGCTGTTCCCCGGCCTCATGCCGTACGCGGAGGTCGAAAACTACGGATTCGCCGGCCTTTCCTTGCTTGGCTGGGGCAGCTTCCTGCTGTTGTGGGTGCTGCAGGCCTGCGTGTTCTGGCGTGGCATGGAGTCGATCCGCAAGTTCATCGACTTCTGCGGGCCGGCCGTGTACGTCGTGATGTTCATCCTGTGCGGCTACCTGATCGCCAAAGCCGGTTGGGGCGCCATCGATCTCAATCTGGGCGATGTCACCTACACCGGATGGTCCTCGCTTCCGGTGATGCTCGGTGCCATCGCATTGGTGGTGTCGTACTTCTCCGGGCCGATGCTCAACTTCGGTGACTTCTCGCGGTACGGCAAGTCGTTCGCGGCGGTCAAGAAGGGCAACCTCCTGGGCCTGCCCGTCAATTTCCTGGTGTTCTCGGTGTTGGTGGTCGTCACCGCCTCGCTGACGCTGCCGGTGTTCGGTGAATTGATCACCGACCCGGTCGAGACAGTGGCGCGAATCGACTCGACCTTCGCCATCGTGCTTGGCGCGCTGACGTTCACGATCGCCACGATCGGCATCAACATCGTCGCCAACTTCATCAGCCCGGCGTTCGACTTCTCCAACGTCAGCCCGCAGCGGATCAGTTGGCGCGCGGGCGGCATGATCGCTGCCGTCGGATCGGTGCTCATCACACCGTGGAACCTCTACGCCAATCCCCAGGTCATCCACTACACACTGGAAACTCTCGGCGCGTTCATCGGCCCACTGTTCGGCGTGCTGATCGCCGACTACTACCTGGTCCGCAAGCAGAAGGTGGTTGTCGATGACCTTTTCACCATGGATGAGGGCGGCAAGTACTGGTATACCAAGGGGTACAACAAGGTTGCGGTGATCGCCACCGCCATCGGCGCCGCACTCGCCGTGATTCCCGTTCTGCTGGGCGGTTCGGTGGTGGGTATGCACACCGCAGCGCAGTACAGCTGGTTCATCGGTTGCGGTGTGGCGTTCGTCGTCTACTACCTGATGGCGACCCGCGACGCACTGGTCGCAGAATCGTTGTCGTGA
- a CDS encoding CaiB/BaiF CoA transferase family protein — MTNTGPLAGVKVIELGGIGPGPHAGMVLADLGADVVRVRRPGGLQMPAENIDLMHRGKRTVDLDVKKEPQVLLDLAAKADVLLDCFRPGTCERLGIGPDDCAGVNPRLIFARITGWGQDGPLATTAGHDINYLSQTGALSAIGYRDRPPVAPLNLVADFGGGSMLVLLGIVTALYERERSGLGQVIDAAMVDGVSILAQMMWTIKAGGTLKDTRESFMLDGGAPFYRTYETADGGYMAVGSIEPQFFAQLLVGLGLSSEEVPNQFDVAAYPEMFEVFTERFASKTRDEWTAVFAGTDACVTPVLTWTEAAQNEHLLARSTVMTAHGVEQAAPAPRFSRTPAGPVGPPPQAATAVTEIGW, encoded by the coding sequence GTGACGAACACAGGCCCCCTGGCGGGAGTGAAAGTAATCGAACTCGGCGGTATTGGGCCGGGACCGCACGCGGGCATGGTGCTGGCCGATCTGGGCGCCGACGTCGTTCGGGTACGGCGGCCGGGCGGGCTACAGATGCCCGCGGAGAACATCGACCTGATGCACCGTGGAAAGCGAACGGTCGACCTCGACGTCAAGAAGGAGCCGCAGGTTCTGCTCGACCTCGCGGCCAAGGCCGACGTGCTGCTGGATTGCTTCCGCCCCGGCACCTGTGAACGCCTCGGTATCGGACCCGACGACTGTGCTGGCGTGAACCCCCGACTGATCTTCGCGCGGATCACCGGCTGGGGCCAGGACGGTCCCCTGGCCACGACTGCCGGCCACGACATCAACTACCTGTCGCAAACCGGTGCGCTGTCGGCCATCGGTTACCGTGACCGGCCGCCGGTCGCACCGCTGAATCTGGTCGCGGACTTCGGTGGCGGGTCGATGCTGGTGCTGCTGGGCATCGTCACCGCTCTCTACGAACGCGAGCGCTCGGGCCTCGGCCAGGTCATCGATGCCGCCATGGTGGACGGCGTCAGCATCTTGGCCCAGATGATGTGGACGATCAAAGCCGGAGGCACGCTGAAAGACACCCGCGAGTCGTTCATGCTCGACGGCGGCGCCCCCTTCTACCGCACCTACGAAACCGCCGACGGCGGATACATGGCGGTCGGGTCGATCGAACCGCAGTTCTTCGCGCAGCTGCTCGTCGGCCTCGGGTTGTCCTCCGAGGAGGTGCCCAACCAGTTCGACGTCGCCGCGTACCCAGAGATGTTCGAGGTCTTCACCGAGCGGTTCGCGAGTAAGACCCGCGATGAGTGGACGGCCGTCTTCGCAGGAACGGATGCATGCGTCACACCGGTGCTCACCTGGACAGAAGCGGCGCAGAACGAACACCTGCTGGCGCGGTCGACGGTGATGACGGCGCACGGCGTCGAACAGGCGGCTCCGGCGCCGCGATTCTCCCGCACTCCGGCAGGTCCGGTCGGGCCCCCTCCGCAGGCAGCCACGGCCGTCACCGAGATCGGCTGGTAG
- a CDS encoding beta-propeller fold lactonase family protein, which produces MSTAVLNALAATGLGPQASNGPQTPVDSPLTLAMFAIGARSRLPGSSFNGQSVETAQPFTALTAEGAAAAPPRFVSRPPIAVGTNPSAVVISADGRMFVANTGSASVSVINTANGQRIDANPNFFSTDISVGTSPSALALSPDGKRLYVANTGSGTVSVIDTATYKRIDANPSFFSQDISVNASPSALAIGAGGRLYVANRGSGTVSVINTANNTLIDVNTNTSGVQSISVGTAPTALALGADGRLYVVNQGNGTVSVINTATYGLTNTIAVGNQPSSAALGLDGRLYVANSGAGTVSVINTATSTVIDANPDVAGTNPITVGPSPSSVALSPDGKFVYVTNGNDTVSVIDTATYAVVGTVAIDTDTTGGHVVAVSPNGTVYITDAADRTVRVLAIRLGNAAPTAGTPTVGTPTESTGAVTGALNFTDADGDTLSYSVTQPSTGTVSITSAGTYTFTPTSAARVAAAAGGPTSITFIVTATDGQASTPVSVTVPIAAPIAATAVTTIGGVSLPGVPLSTGPVMSADGTRGVITTRSFDAFGTTTTQVAVVNTTTGKQVGRTVTIVGKPATTVLSGDGTRALVMTSIPNPTTGISTTRVTVINTTTGTQVGNTVSVAGSPAGIRFLGADGKRALILTDVYDEYDWDGTEHITGVAVIDTTTGAQIGTTLAVSGSPLDSMASVDGSRALVTTSLPNPTTNIPTTRVTMIDTSTGTQSKMIADFVGNRYSAQLLNGNATRVLITTTDGDWGTGNTRVAVLDTITGTQTETVLVGDATGLMFNADGSRALITTRTYDRATGAFTTQLAAIDTATGAQTGSTMVLDYEATVVLSADRTRAVVITSAADSVTETSTQVSVFDLATGTQVGTSFTLAGGWSISLIGADYSTQLLNADGSRALITRKVIDPSTGAASTQVAVIDTVTGRQSGDTITVAGGEFGSALVSTDGSRALIVTNVYDGRTSVNTTRLTVIDTTTCTQVGSTTTMTGFLNGPVLFNADSRRAVVTTSTPSTQVVVIDTTTGTQVGAKLGYGGSGLVRLSADGTRLLVATGSQLAVINTATGTQAGSAVAGGGYPLFSPDGTRALIVTKYNPTRVNVLRVT; this is translated from the coding sequence TTGAGCACGGCGGTATTGAACGCGTTGGCAGCGACAGGATTGGGTCCGCAGGCGTCCAACGGTCCGCAGACACCTGTCGATTCGCCGCTGACACTGGCGATGTTCGCTATCGGCGCTCGCTCACGCCTGCCCGGCTCCTCATTCAACGGTCAAAGCGTGGAAACCGCACAGCCGTTCACCGCGCTCACGGCGGAAGGAGCCGCGGCGGCACCGCCGAGGTTTGTCAGCAGGCCTCCGATCGCGGTGGGCACCAACCCCTCTGCTGTGGTGATCAGCGCGGACGGCAGGATGTTCGTCGCCAACACCGGCAGCGCATCAGTGTCGGTGATCAACACCGCCAACGGTCAACGGATTGACGCCAATCCGAATTTCTTCTCGACGGATATTTCTGTGGGGACTTCGCCCAGTGCGCTAGCGCTGAGCCCCGATGGCAAGCGACTGTACGTGGCCAATACCGGAAGCGGCACCGTGTCGGTGATCGACACCGCCACCTACAAGCGAATCGACGCCAATCCGAGCTTTTTCTCCCAAGACATCAGCGTCAATGCGTCGCCTAGCGCGCTGGCGATCGGCGCCGGCGGCAGGCTGTATGTCGCCAACCGCGGGAGCGGCACGGTGTCGGTGATCAACACGGCCAACAACACCCTAATCGATGTCAACACCAATACATCTGGCGTCCAGTCTATTTCGGTGGGTACGGCGCCGACTGCGCTGGCACTGGGAGCGGACGGCCGACTGTATGTAGTCAACCAAGGCAACGGTACGGTGTCGGTGATCAACACCGCGACCTACGGCCTCACCAATACGATTGCCGTCGGGAACCAGCCCTCCAGCGCCGCGCTCGGCCTCGACGGCAGGCTGTACGTCGCGAACTCCGGAGCGGGCACTGTGTCGGTGATCAACACGGCCACCAGCACCGTGATCGACGCGAATCCCGATGTGGCCGGTACAAATCCCATCACGGTCGGGCCATCGCCGAGTTCGGTCGCTCTCAGCCCCGACGGCAAGTTCGTCTACGTCACGAATGGCAACGACACCGTCTCGGTAATCGACACCGCCACATACGCCGTGGTCGGCACGGTAGCGATCGACACGGACACGACCGGCGGCCACGTCGTTGCGGTCAGCCCGAACGGCACCGTCTACATCACCGATGCCGCCGACCGCACCGTGCGGGTACTCGCCATCCGTCTGGGCAACGCCGCGCCCACAGCGGGCACGCCCACTGTCGGCACGCCAACCGAGAGCACGGGAGCCGTCACCGGCGCGCTCAACTTCACCGACGCCGACGGAGACACGTTGTCCTACAGTGTGACCCAACCCTCCACCGGCACGGTCAGCATCACGAGCGCTGGCACGTACACCTTCACACCGACCTCGGCCGCGCGTGTCGCGGCAGCCGCTGGCGGACCAACCAGCATCACCTTCATCGTCACGGCTACCGACGGTCAAGCAAGCACACCCGTGAGTGTCACGGTGCCTATCGCGGCACCTATCGCAGCCACGGCCGTAACCACCATCGGCGGTGTCTCCCTCCCCGGCGTCCCGCTGAGTACGGGGCCGGTGATGAGTGCCGATGGCACCCGAGGCGTGATCACGACACGCAGCTTCGATGCGTTTGGTACCACCACCACTCAAGTGGCGGTCGTCAACACCACTACGGGAAAGCAAGTCGGCCGCACCGTCACCATTGTCGGTAAGCCGGCCACGACAGTGCTGAGTGGCGACGGTACTCGCGCCTTGGTCATGACATCCATACCTAACCCCACGACGGGCATTTCGACGACGCGAGTCACAGTGATCAACACCACGACAGGGACCCAGGTCGGCAACACCGTCTCCGTGGCCGGCTCCCCAGCAGGGATACGGTTTTTGGGCGCCGACGGCAAGCGTGCCCTGATTCTCACCGACGTTTACGACGAGTACGACTGGGACGGTACCGAACACATCACCGGAGTGGCGGTGATCGACACCACGACAGGAGCGCAGATCGGCACGACCCTTGCCGTTTCCGGTTCACCACTGGATTCAATGGCGAGCGTGGACGGCAGCCGCGCCCTGGTCACGACGTCCCTGCCTAACCCGACGACGAATATTCCGACCACTCGAGTCACGATGATCGATACCAGCACCGGCACCCAAAGCAAGATGATCGCGGACTTCGTCGGCAACCGTTACAGCGCACAGCTATTGAACGGCAATGCCACCCGCGTCCTGATAACCACGACCGATGGGGACTGGGGCACAGGAAACACCCGAGTCGCGGTCCTCGACACCATCACCGGCACCCAGACCGAGACCGTCCTCGTCGGCGATGCGACCGGTTTGATGTTCAACGCCGACGGCAGTCGCGCCTTGATCACCACGCGCACTTACGACCGGGCCACCGGCGCGTTCACCACGCAGTTGGCGGCGATCGATACCGCCACCGGTGCGCAGACCGGCAGCACTATGGTTCTCGATTATGAAGCCACCGTGGTGTTGAGCGCCGATCGCACCCGCGCCGTGGTCATCACGTCCGCGGCAGATTCGGTCACCGAAACCTCTACCCAAGTATCGGTTTTCGATCTCGCCACCGGCACCCAGGTCGGGACATCCTTCACATTGGCCGGAGGGTGGTCCATATCGCTGATAGGTGCCGATTACAGCACACAGCTCTTGAATGCCGACGGCAGCCGCGCGCTGATCACCAGGAAAGTGATTGACCCGTCAACAGGCGCCGCGAGCACTCAGGTTGCAGTGATCGACACCGTCACCGGTCGCCAGTCCGGCGACACCATTACCGTCGCCGGCGGCGAATTCGGTTCGGCGCTGGTGAGCACAGACGGCAGCCGCGCGCTGATCGTGACGAACGTCTATGACGGGCGCACTAGCGTCAACACCACTAGGTTGACGGTGATCGACACGACCACGTGCACCCAGGTAGGCAGCACCACCACTATGACCGGTTTCCTCAACGGCCCAGTCCTGTTCAACGCTGACAGCCGCCGCGCCGTGGTCACCACGAGCACTCCAAGCACCCAAGTGGTGGTGATCGATACCACCACCGGAACACAGGTTGGCGCCAAGCTCGGCTATGGTGGCTCCGGTTTGGTGCGATTGAGCGCCGATGGCACCCGGCTTCTGGTCGCAACCGGCTCCCAGCTGGCGGTGATCAACACCGCGACCGGCACCCAAGCCGGAAGTGCCGTCGCCGGCGGCGGTTATCCACTTTTCAGCCCCGACGGCACCCGAGCGTTGATCGTTACCAAATACAACCCGACCCGGGTGAATGTGCTGCGCGTTACCTAG